The following are encoded together in the Syngnathus typhle isolate RoL2023-S1 ecotype Sweden linkage group LG5, RoL_Styp_1.0, whole genome shotgun sequence genome:
- the asphd2 gene encoding aspartate beta-hydroxylase domain-containing protein 2 codes for MEWSLESVREMVAGGMQSVRECEICACATLVCVLLLFLWYCYRVGRDHSTSPLRGRYLSGPGRIGGVVGGFIGSDCRNRGKPGSMLEEQNGFAFCQSSECFRCTSAGESLNQRLYHSLQEYAKRYTWSGMGRVHKGVRDQGRYLNSRPTIQRPEVFFLPDLPSAPFFSREIQRHDVELLEQSFPALLAEFESIYNQPPARSGSLLPPGWKANNTPRGQWWTYYLVNQGTPLVLNVRRCPRAWRVLGQLRTFIANNMFGNACFSVLSPGALITEHYGPTNVRLRCHLGLRVPPSCELVVGGEPQCWSEGSCLLFDDSFLHRAFHEGGPEDGLRVVFMVDLWHPNVAAAERQALDYIFTPGRLEEKEGK; via the exons ATGGAGTGGTCACTGGAGAGCGTGAGGGAGATGGTGGCTGGAGGAATGCAGTCTGTGAGAGAGTGCGAGATCTGTGCTTGTGCCACACTGGTGTGTGTCCTTCTGCTGTTCTTGTGGTACTGCTACAGGGTCGGTCGGGATCATAGCACCAGTCCGTTGCGAGGAAGGTATCTGAGCGGGCCCGGCAGGATCGGAGGGGTGGTGGGGGGCTTCATTGGCTCAGACTGTCGCAATAGGGGCAAACCCGGATCCATGTTAGAGGAGCAGAACGGCTTCGCTTTTTGCCAGTCGTCCGAGTGTTTCCGCTGCACCAGCGCTGGAGAAAGTCTCAACCAGAGGCTCTATCACAGCCTGCAGGAATACGCCAAACGCTACACCTGGTCAGGTATGGGCAGGGTGCACAAAGGAGTTCGCGACCAAGGCCGATACCTTAACAGCCGACCCACCATCCAGCGGCCTGAGGTCTTCTTCCTCCCTGACCTACCGTCAGCTCCTTTCTTCTCCAGGGAAATTCAGAGACATGATGTGGAACTCCTGGAGCAGAGCTTCCCAGCCCTTCTAGCTGAGTTTGAGAGCATCTACAATCAACCCCCCGCCCGCAGCGGCTCCCTGCTGCCACCGGGATGGAAAGCCAACAACACTCCTCGTGGCCAATGGTGGACCTACTATCTGGTCAACCAAGGCACCCCTCTGGTACTTAATGTCAGGAGGTGTCCACGGGCCTGGCGGGTGCTGGGCCAGCTGCGCACTTTTATCGCCAACAACATGTTCGGAAACGCCTGTTTCTCCGTGCTGTCGCCGGGAGCGCTCATCACCGAACATTACGGTCCCACAAACGTGCGTCTCCGCTGCCACCTGG GTCTCCGAGTGCCCCCCTCCTGTGAGCTTGTAGTTGGTGGAGAGCCCCAGTGCTGGTCTGAGGGCAGCTGTCTGCTTTTTGATGACTCTTTCCTCCATAGGGCCTTCCACGAGG GGGGTCCAGAGGACGGCCTGAGGGTGGTCTTCATGGTGGACCTCTGGCACCCCAATGTGGCCGCCGCCGAGAGACAAGCTTTAGACTACATTTTCACCCCAGGCCGCTTAGAGGAGAAGGAAGGCAAATAA
- the mlec gene encoding malectin translates to MERITAQLFAGLVAAVLPVLFVQCWADGGGGPSLSERVIWAVNAGGESHVDVHGIHFKKDPLEGRLGKASDYGMRLPILRSSPEDQVLYQTERYNEETFGYDIPIREEGDYILVMKYAEVYFAQSQQKVFDVRLNGHVVVKDLDIFDRVGHSTAHDEIVAFSIRRGKLSVQGEVSTFNGKLTVEFVKGYYDNPKVCALYVMKGTPEDVPKLQPHPGLEKPDKEEEEEEDGDEGDDMGKKKLPPDSKPRVQSGPRTPNPYAADNSSLMFPILVAFGVFIPTLFCLCRL, encoded by the exons ATGGAGCGAATCACGGCGCAGCTCTTCGCCGGGCTGGTTGCCGCGGTGCTGCCCGTGCTGTTTGTGCAGTGTTGGgcggacggcggcggcggccccagCCTCTCCGAAAGGGTGATCTGGGCTGTCAATGCCGGAGGGGAGTCGCACGTCGACGTGCACGGTATTCACTTCAAAAAGGACCCTTTAGAAGGCAGACTTGGTAAAG CGTCTGATTATGGGATGCGTCTGCCGATCCTTCGCTCCAGTCCTGAGGATCAAGTTCTCTACCAGACCGAGCGCTACAATGAAGAAACTTTTGGATATGACATCCCAATACGTGAGGAAGGCGACTATATACTCGTAATGAAGTATGCAGAGGTTTACTTTGCTCAGTCTCAGCAAAAG GTATTTGACGTTCGACTAAACGGCCACGTGGTGGTGAAGGACCTGGACATCTTTGATCGAGTGGGTCACAGTACCGCACACGATGAAATTGTTGCGTTCTCCATTCGACGCGGCAAGCTGAGTGTTCAAGGAGAGGTGTCGACATTTAACGGCAAGCTCACGGTGGAGTTCGTAAAG GGCTACTATGATAACCCCAAGGTCTGCGCGCTCTATGTAATGAAGGGGACACCAGAAG ATGTACCAAAACTCCAGCCTCACCCTGGCTTGGAAAAGCCCgacaaagaggaggaagaagaggaagacggtGATGAAGGAGACGACATGGGCAAGAAGAAGCTCCCACCAGATTCCAAGCCCCGGGTCCAATCGGGACCCCGAACGCCGAACCCTTATGCTGCCGACAACAGCAGCCTCATGTTCCCCATCCTGGTGGCATTCGGCGTCTTCATCCCCACTTTGTTCTGCCTTTGTCGGCTGTGA
- the cabp1a gene encoding calcium-binding protein 1a, producing MSSSFPTSDSTTSLLKTSSRRSTHVHERTAESRRSHQHHHHRPAAALQSNGTPEEAFLSAESDVSARRPLCHPSLSGNRDRVESTRVKCRPLAIDSHLPEPPEPDGEAGRSVKERGSHRHHRRRKHNREERAPATGAPEPESPPQPQHLRRCCARPLPRTPSPSDSHDDRTPLCEPRDQKRASLTKSGGQASRSSPSAISPVPLSSSSSRRSRRSSAASSVSDVNLRTVLNSLFGQDRELRPEEMDELRDAFKEFDKDKDGFISCKDLGNCMRTMGYMPTEMELIELSQQINMNLGGHVDFEDFVELMGPKLLAETADMIGIKELKDAFREFDTNGDGAISTSELRDAMRKLLGHQVGLNEVEDILREVDLNGDGLVDFEEFVRMMSR from the exons ATGAGCTCCTCCTTTCCAACATCGGACTCCACGACCTCATTGCTTAAAACGTCCTCGAGAAGATCCACGCACGTCCACGAACGCACGGCAGAGAGCCGGAGAAGTCATCAGCACCATCACCACCGTCCCGCCGCTGCGCTCCAAAGCAATGGAACCCCCGAGGAGGCTTTCTTGTCGGCAGAGAGCGACGTCAGCGCCCGGAGACCGCTGTGCCACCCTTCGCTCTCCGGCAACCGGGACAGAGTTGAATCCACGCGGGTCAAATGTCGACCCCTCGCGATTGACAGTCACCTCCCGGAACCCCCAGAGCCTGATGGTGAAGCCGGACGTAGCGTGAAGGAACGCGGATCACACCGACACCACCGCCGCAGGAAGCACAATCGCGAGGAGCGAGCGCCTGCGACTGGAGCCCCCGAACCAGAGTCACCTCCACAGCCGCAGCATCTCCGTCGTTGCTGCGCACGCCCTCTCCCGAGGACGCCTTCGCCCTCGGATAGCCATGACGACAGAACTCCCCTGTGCGAACCCCGGGACCAGAAGAGGGCCAGTTTGACCAAAAGCGGCGGCCAGGCCAGTAGGTCCTCGCCGTCCGCCATCTCTCCGGTGCCGCTGTCCAGCAGTTCCTCTCGCCGCTCCCGGAGGTCCAGCGCTGCTTCTTCTGTCTCGGATGTCAACCTGCGTACTGTCCTCAATTCACTTTTTGGCCAG GACAGAGAGCTTCGTCCAGAGGAAATGGATG AGTTGCGGGATGCATTTAAAGAGTTTGACAAGGACAAGGATGGTTTTATCAGCTGTAAAGACCTTGGAAACTGCATGAGAACGATGGGATACATGCCCACTGAAATGGAGCTGATCGAATTGAGCCAGCAGATAAATATGAACT TGGGCGGTCATGTGGATTTTGAGGATTTTGTAGAACTGATGGGTCCAAAACTACTTGCCGAAACTGCCGACATGATAGGAATAAAGGAATTAAAAGATGCCTTTAGAGAA TTTGACACAAATGGTGACGGTGCCATAAGTACATCTGAGCTGCGAGATGCAATGCGTAAGCTTCTGGGCCATCAG GTGGGTCTGAATGAAGTGGAGGATATTCTGCGGGAGGTTGATTTGAATGGGGACGGGCTTGTTGACTTTGAAG AGTTTGTCCGAATGATGTCTCGTTGA